Proteins found in one Nocardia brasiliensis ATCC 700358 genomic segment:
- a CDS encoding NRDE family protein: MCLVLIGWRAHPEYRLIVAANRDEFYTRPTESMRWWPELPGLLAGRDLGAKNKSAGDPPGTWLGFGVAAPDQQEPLRPNRFATVTNVRNPKNERADARSRGALLMDFLRGSAQPRAGADFPGPEKYVLDVAAAPDDYNGYNLVVSDLDALWWHSNRSAAPPQELTPGFHGLSNAPFVSSVGPNPQDMDLTAPQPIWPKVRSGVADLRAVVSSEPGAMDRYFAVLADRTRATDAELPDTGVPKRMERRLSSRFIADGVHGTRASTVLLVREDGSFEMAERTFGRFGRPKGTVSLRGTLELPA; this comes from the coding sequence ATGTGTTTGGTGTTGATCGGCTGGCGTGCCCATCCGGAGTATCGGTTGATCGTCGCGGCCAACCGGGACGAGTTCTATACCCGGCCGACCGAGTCCATGCGCTGGTGGCCGGAGCTGCCCGGCCTGCTCGCGGGCCGCGACCTCGGCGCGAAGAACAAGTCCGCAGGCGATCCGCCCGGCACCTGGCTCGGCTTCGGTGTCGCCGCGCCGGATCAGCAGGAACCGCTGCGCCCCAACCGATTCGCGACGGTGACCAACGTGCGCAACCCGAAGAATGAGCGCGCCGACGCTCGTTCCCGCGGCGCGCTGCTGATGGATTTCCTGCGAGGCTCGGCGCAGCCGCGCGCCGGCGCCGACTTTCCCGGCCCGGAGAAGTACGTCCTCGACGTCGCGGCCGCGCCCGACGACTACAACGGCTACAACCTGGTGGTGTCGGACCTGGACGCGCTGTGGTGGCATTCGAACCGCAGCGCCGCGCCGCCGCAGGAACTCACGCCCGGCTTCCACGGCCTCTCCAACGCCCCGTTCGTCAGCTCGGTAGGGCCGAACCCACAGGATATGGATTTGACCGCCCCACAGCCCATCTGGCCCAAAGTACGCAGCGGCGTAGCCGACCTGCGGGCCGTGGTCTCGTCCGAACCCGGCGCGATGGACCGCTACTTCGCGGTGCTCGCGGACCGCACGCGCGCCACGGACGCGGAACTGCCGGACACCGGCGTGCCCAAGCGGATGGAGCGCAGGCTGTCGTCCCGGTTCATCGCCGACGGCGTGCACGGCACCCGCGCGAGCACGGTGCTGCTGGTGCGGGAGGACGGTTCGTTCGAGATGGCGGAGCGGACCTTCGGGCGGTTCGGGCGGCCCAAGGGCACGGTGTCGTTGCGCGGCACGCTGGAATTGCCCGCCTGA
- a CDS encoding IniB N-terminal domain-containing protein produces the protein MTPNAILEFILNLLRDHEAAVGYCANPTEALVAAGLPAVTPEDIAAVAPMVAESALVAGGSQLSAIVAAGAQTGVAAGLGAAGAVGAAAAANAGLNVGADLGLDLGGQVGTGIDIDAGLHSAIDTGVQIGANIGAGLQTGLETAANVGADLTGAIGGALGAGVQVGADLGTGLQGAVNNALHLGTGLETSLSTGVGGALDAVAGLQAGVGSQLGTDLNAGLQGAVHTASDLSAGLGGTVNAATGLGADLGAGLSTGLNGAVGAAGDLSAGLDSTVDAAANLSTGLTGNVSTALGGVGNSAAQVSAGLGTTVDGLVHAGSGLETGLSTGLDGAFDAGAELGAGLDTGVGGTVSAALGGVADSAAQVSTGLGTTVDGAVHAGAQVGSGLETGLGAGADLGAGLETGFGTTIGAAAEAGAGLGGGLSAGLDSAVQAGGQAGSGLETGLGAGLDATAQATTGLETGLSTGLGSAADLGGELSGSLGGAVDTAAGLGGSLDAGTNLGGSLGGAVDAGANLGGSLGGAVDSGANLGGSLGGTAQGAVDSSAGLGGSVGSTAHGTVDTAAGIDGSVGSTANTWSSLDVSSAFGSGLDSSTDNGLFADTHANTDLTGAAGADLGGDALLH, from the coding sequence ATGACACCCAACGCGATTCTCGAGTTCATCCTGAATTTGCTTCGCGATCACGAGGCGGCGGTCGGCTACTGCGCCAACCCGACAGAGGCGCTGGTGGCCGCGGGTTTGCCTGCGGTGACACCGGAAGACATCGCCGCCGTCGCCCCGATGGTCGCCGAGTCGGCGCTGGTCGCCGGCGGTTCCCAGCTGTCCGCGATCGTGGCCGCGGGCGCTCAGACCGGTGTCGCCGCCGGGCTCGGCGCGGCGGGGGCGGTCGGTGCGGCCGCGGCCGCCAACGCGGGGCTGAACGTCGGCGCCGACCTCGGCCTCGATCTCGGCGGGCAGGTCGGAACCGGCATCGATATCGACGCCGGGTTGCACTCCGCGATCGACACCGGCGTGCAGATCGGCGCGAATATCGGCGCCGGGTTGCAGACCGGACTGGAGACGGCCGCGAACGTGGGCGCGGATCTGACCGGCGCCATCGGCGGCGCCCTCGGCGCGGGCGTGCAGGTCGGCGCCGACCTCGGCACCGGACTGCAAGGCGCGGTGAACAACGCGCTGCACCTCGGGACCGGGTTGGAGACGAGCCTGTCCACCGGTGTCGGCGGTGCGCTGGACGCGGTGGCCGGCCTGCAAGCAGGTGTGGGCAGCCAGCTGGGGACGGATTTGAACGCCGGATTGCAGGGCGCGGTGCACACCGCGTCCGATCTGTCCGCCGGTCTCGGCGGCACGGTGAACGCCGCGACCGGTCTCGGCGCGGATCTCGGCGCCGGGCTGTCGACCGGCTTGAACGGCGCGGTCGGCGCGGCCGGTGATCTGTCGGCCGGGCTGGACAGCACCGTTGACGCCGCGGCGAACCTGTCCACCGGACTGACCGGCAATGTATCCACAGCCCTTGGCGGCGTGGGGAATTCGGCTGCGCAGGTGAGCGCCGGCCTGGGGACGACTGTGGATGGTTTGGTGCATGCGGGTTCCGGCCTGGAGACCGGACTGTCCACCGGCCTCGACGGTGCGTTCGACGCCGGTGCCGAACTCGGTGCGGGCCTGGACACCGGAGTGGGCGGCACCGTCTCGGCCGCCCTTGGCGGCGTGGCGGATTCGGCCGCGCAAGTGAGCACGGGCCTGGGGACAACTGTGGATGGCGCGGTGCACGCCGGGGCGCAGGTGGGCTCCGGTCTGGAGACCGGCCTCGGCGCGGGCGCGGATCTCGGCGCCGGTCTGGAAACCGGTTTCGGCACGACGATCGGAGCGGCCGCAGAGGCGGGCGCCGGTCTCGGCGGCGGGCTTTCGGCCGGACTCGACAGTGCCGTGCAGGCGGGTGGGCAGGCGGGCTCCGGTCTCGAAACCGGTCTCGGCGCCGGGCTGGACGCGACTGCGCAGGCGACCACCGGTCTGGAGACCGGGCTGTCCACGGGCCTCGGCTCCGCCGCCGATCTCGGCGGCGAATTGTCCGGCAGTCTCGGTGGGGCGGTGGATACCGCTGCGGGACTGGGCGGTTCGCTGGATGCCGGTACGAATCTCGGTGGTTCGCTCGGCGGTGCCGTGGACGCGGGTGCGAATCTCGGTGGTTCGCTCGGCGGGGCTGTGGACTCGGGTGCGAACCTGGGTGGTTCGCTCGGCGGCACCGCACAGGGTGCGGTGGATTCGTCTGCGGGACTCGGCGGTTCGGTCGGTTCGACGGCGCACGGCACGGTGGACACGGCCGCGGGGATCGACGGAAGTGTCGGCTCCACGGCGAACACCTGGTCGTCGCTGGATGTGTCGAGCGCGTTCGGATCGGGGCTGGACAGCTCCACCGACAACGGTCTGTTCGCCGATACGCACGCGAACACGGATCTGACCGGCGCCGCGGGCGCGGATCTCGGCGGCGACGCACTGCTGCACTGA
- a CDS encoding S1 family peptidase: MRKLVARRAAVKAVAIASTVFLAPLLGTTTAAAAPTTPAQLTADTLPPELAQAIARDLKMTPTEYLDRAARAQQLRDYARDFRSERPESFAGAWIGTDGKPIVAVTSLDAAKIASADGYQTRLAPVSADGLEGSLMQLNQWITSLPREISTAINSVAIDFLNSQLVLSVANTPAGHLLNLPTLIANVKVILSPGSGGAVERRPMGGDTYISAPIPLSDASLKGVDVCSFGFNSVDAAGNALNISAGHCDPNVGKDSQTATVYFPNVKDIPASPELGTFVQAKLGGQSALDYSVIKLNERAVRAGMDQPTVRGANGTTLSITGTADPITGAPVCKTGQSSTFTCGFVVADRVETQLYTAEGESKVVRGFASSACTLGGDSGGAIVSGTLALGITSGSNAAEAPDCNEANIALAQYGGTASLGIPIRPILADIDASSGGGVGSGISVRTRGSV, encoded by the coding sequence ATGCGCAAGTTGGTGGCGCGCCGCGCCGCGGTCAAAGCTGTCGCTATCGCTTCGACCGTTTTCCTCGCTCCCTTGCTCGGCACGACCACCGCCGCGGCGGCGCCGACGACCCCCGCGCAGCTCACCGCCGATACGCTGCCGCCCGAACTGGCGCAGGCCATCGCGCGCGACCTGAAGATGACGCCGACCGAATACCTGGACCGCGCCGCCCGCGCACAGCAACTGCGCGACTACGCCCGCGACTTCCGCTCCGAGCGTCCCGAGTCGTTCGCCGGCGCGTGGATCGGCACCGACGGCAAGCCCATCGTCGCGGTCACCTCGCTCGACGCCGCCAAGATCGCCTCCGCCGACGGCTACCAGACCAGGCTCGCCCCCGTCTCCGCGGACGGACTGGAGGGCTCGCTGATGCAGCTGAACCAGTGGATCACCAGCCTGCCGCGCGAGATCTCGACGGCGATCAACTCGGTCGCCATCGACTTCCTCAACAGCCAGCTGGTGCTCAGCGTCGCCAACACCCCCGCGGGCCACCTGCTGAACCTGCCGACCCTGATCGCCAACGTCAAGGTCATCCTCTCGCCCGGCAGCGGCGGCGCGGTGGAGCGGCGGCCGATGGGTGGCGACACCTACATCAGCGCTCCGATCCCGCTGAGCGACGCCTCGCTCAAGGGTGTCGACGTCTGCTCGTTCGGCTTCAACAGCGTCGACGCGGCCGGCAACGCGCTGAACATCAGTGCGGGACACTGCGATCCGAACGTCGGCAAGGACAGCCAAACGGCCACCGTCTACTTCCCCAACGTCAAGGACATCCCGGCCAGCCCCGAGCTCGGTACGTTCGTCCAGGCGAAGCTGGGCGGGCAGAGCGCACTGGACTACTCGGTGATCAAGCTGAACGAGCGCGCCGTCCGCGCCGGCATGGACCAGCCGACCGTGCGCGGCGCGAATGGCACCACGCTGTCGATCACCGGCACCGCCGACCCGATCACCGGCGCGCCGGTGTGCAAGACCGGGCAGTCCTCCACCTTCACCTGTGGCTTCGTGGTGGCCGACCGGGTCGAGACCCAGCTCTACACCGCGGAGGGCGAGAGCAAGGTCGTGCGCGGCTTCGCCAGCTCGGCCTGCACCCTCGGCGGGGACAGCGGCGGCGCGATCGTGTCCGGCACGCTCGCCCTCGGCATCACCAGCGGCTCCAACGCGGCCGAGGCCCCCGATTGCAACGAGGCCAATATCGCGCTGGCACAGTACGGCGGCACCGCCAGCCTCGGCATTCCGATCCGGCCGATCCTGGCCGATATCGACGCCTCGTCCGGCGGCGGCGTCGGTAGCGGCATCTCGGTGCGAACCCGAGGCTCGGTATAA
- a CDS encoding Hsp70 family protein, which yields MTQRVALGITVGASNSVAVAAAGEDSDSVRTCPSVLRLSAGAPPALGATAAGDGRHSREVLLEGFLARVGDPVDMLAEDGTAHSAADLVAAAVTCLMDEMDTGSRAPGPTVACHPAWWSGHTVDIQRAAFDRAGLHAVTLVPEPLAALRWLTASHGPRTDGAVVVYDLGATGLTVSVLRTGDHAGLLGAPLRSTDIAGAEFDLLTMRYVLANVTDANDLDPFDPAVERELATLRERCRTAKEELSINTATVVRVRVNPADPHSSNVRLVRGELEDLLRAPLQRSTDLVRDAVHRAGLAIGDIGGVLLTGGGGAIPLVAELISSEFGLPVVAAPAPAQTSARGAALLAADLADAAARVPAAPPASIGSDTEELPTVALSATPAVASASAAPPLPTTAAGPRSGKRRLAVVAGAVVVLGLLATGTVAIGTGIQSNPASTNTSTPARAGEIAATAGAQPGDPTDPNAPVAVADPASPTSNRPKTEAGQSGTPAATTVAVVDSRPATGQPAAPPAEPGAAQPAPQPQPAPAPAPGPGPKPQPPTAPTVPSLPTGVLNDTVDQVGGTVGTVLRAPGQILGGNGG from the coding sequence ATGACACAGCGTGTGGCGCTCGGCATCACTGTCGGAGCGTCGAATTCGGTCGCCGTGGCGGCAGCGGGGGAGGACAGCGACAGCGTGCGCACGTGCCCCAGCGTGCTGCGACTGAGCGCCGGCGCACCGCCCGCCCTCGGCGCCACCGCGGCCGGCGACGGACGACACTCCCGCGAGGTCCTGCTCGAAGGATTCCTGGCCCGGGTCGGCGATCCGGTCGACATGCTCGCCGAGGACGGCACCGCGCATTCGGCCGCCGACCTCGTCGCGGCCGCCGTGACGTGCCTGATGGACGAGATGGACACCGGGTCGCGCGCGCCGGGCCCGACCGTGGCCTGCCACCCGGCGTGGTGGTCCGGGCACACCGTCGACATCCAGCGCGCCGCCTTCGATCGGGCCGGCCTGCACGCGGTGACCCTGGTCCCGGAACCGCTTGCCGCGCTGCGCTGGCTCACCGCGAGCCACGGTCCGCGCACCGACGGCGCGGTAGTCGTCTACGACCTCGGCGCCACCGGCCTCACCGTCTCGGTGTTGCGCACCGGCGATCACGCCGGTTTGCTCGGCGCACCGCTGCGGAGCACGGACATCGCCGGTGCGGAATTCGATCTGCTCACCATGCGCTACGTTCTGGCAAACGTTACGGACGCAAATGATTTGGATCCGTTCGACCCGGCGGTGGAACGCGAATTGGCAACATTGCGCGAACGCTGCCGAACGGCGAAAGAAGAGCTGTCGATAAATACCGCCACGGTCGTCCGGGTGCGGGTGAATCCGGCGGACCCGCACAGCAGCAATGTGCGGCTGGTCCGTGGCGAGCTGGAGGATCTGCTCCGCGCGCCGCTGCAGCGTTCGACCGATCTGGTCCGCGACGCGGTGCACCGGGCCGGTTTGGCGATCGGCGATATCGGCGGGGTGCTGCTCACCGGTGGCGGCGGCGCGATACCGCTGGTCGCCGAACTGATCTCGTCCGAGTTCGGGCTTCCGGTGGTGGCCGCGCCCGCACCGGCGCAGACCAGCGCACGTGGTGCCGCACTGCTGGCCGCGGACCTGGCGGACGCCGCGGCCCGGGTGCCCGCCGCACCACCGGCCTCGATCGGGTCGGACACCGAAGAGCTGCCCACCGTGGCACTTTCGGCCACGCCCGCGGTCGCCTCCGCCTCGGCGGCGCCGCCCTTGCCGACGACGGCCGCCGGGCCGCGCAGCGGCAAGCGACGGCTCGCCGTCGTCGCGGGCGCGGTCGTCGTACTCGGCCTGCTCGCCACCGGCACCGTCGCGATCGGCACCGGCATTCAATCGAATCCGGCTTCCACGAATACCTCCACACCCGCACGCGCCGGCGAGATCGCCGCGACCGCCGGCGCCCAGCCGGGCGACCCCACAGATCCGAATGCGCCGGTCGCCGTGGCGGATCCGGCGTCCCCCACCTCGAATCGCCCGAAAACCGAAGCGGGGCAGTCCGGCACACCGGCGGCGACCACGGTGGCCGTGGTGGACAGCCGGCCCGCTACGGGCCAGCCCGCCGCGCCGCCCGCGGAACCCGGTGCGGCACAACCGGCCCCGCAACCCCAGCCCGCCCCGGCGCCGGCACCGGGTCCCGGCCCGAAACCACAGCCGCCGACCGCGCCCACCGTGCCGAGCCTGCCGACGGGCGTCCTGAACGACACCGTCGATCAGGTCGGCGGCACGGTCGGCACCGTCCTGCGCGCGCCCGGCCAGATCCTCGGAGGAAACGGTGGCTGA
- a CDS encoding S1 family peptidase — MIAASAAILLFGPTAVASAQPDPAPNLPAELVSAIARDLKISPEEYLHRADVAQQVAAFATTAQRQYPAVFGGSWLDEGGKAVVALAQGPGADEARKAAQSAGFEVRNVAKSETALRGEKSAFERWLEGQPEAVSSLVRGVVVDTVNNSIAVRVDKIGLPMPNFIDPSRVIVMAPPVAGEQATLPQASEIAGAGTGVLAGGDGYASVAGRTSLRCSLGFNGTDRNGNIVNVTAGHCNPDLPSAGNDNAARIHELNGDRLGTELGRFQKSVLGEQDYSIVRIADQSRDRFSNNEVRVPGAASIRIEGVATPVVGAPVCKSGSRTGFSCGVVNAVDQTVQVGERELTQAFSANICALPGDSGGPIVTGRLALGISSASSVADYPICEIPNLIGALTGNAPQLFAQPVHVVLSDNPGLKLRTN, encoded by the coding sequence GTGATCGCCGCTTCGGCGGCGATACTGCTGTTCGGACCGACGGCAGTAGCGTCTGCACAACCCGATCCCGCGCCGAATCTGCCCGCAGAGCTCGTCAGCGCGATCGCCCGTGATCTGAAGATCTCGCCGGAGGAGTACCTGCACCGCGCCGACGTGGCCCAGCAGGTCGCCGCGTTCGCCACCACCGCCCAGCGGCAGTACCCCGCCGTGTTCGGCGGCTCGTGGCTCGACGAGGGCGGCAAGGCGGTCGTGGCGCTGGCGCAGGGGCCGGGTGCCGACGAAGCCCGAAAGGCCGCGCAGTCAGCCGGTTTCGAGGTGCGCAACGTGGCCAAGAGCGAGACCGCGCTGCGTGGCGAGAAGAGCGCGTTCGAGCGGTGGCTGGAGGGCCAGCCCGAGGCGGTCTCCTCGCTGGTGCGCGGCGTCGTGGTCGACACCGTCAACAACAGCATCGCGGTGCGCGTCGACAAGATCGGCCTGCCGATGCCGAACTTCATCGATCCGTCCCGGGTCATCGTGATGGCCCCGCCGGTGGCCGGTGAGCAGGCGACGCTGCCGCAGGCGAGCGAAATCGCCGGTGCCGGAACCGGTGTGCTGGCCGGCGGCGACGGCTACGCCTCGGTCGCGGGCCGCACCTCGCTGCGCTGCTCGCTCGGCTTCAACGGCACCGACCGCAACGGCAACATCGTGAATGTCACGGCGGGCCACTGCAACCCGGATCTGCCGTCGGCGGGCAACGACAACGCCGCGCGGATCCACGAGCTCAACGGCGACCGGCTCGGCACCGAGCTCGGCCGGTTCCAGAAGTCGGTGCTCGGCGAGCAGGACTACTCGATCGTGCGGATCGCCGACCAGTCCCGGGATCGCTTCAGCAACAACGAGGTCCGGGTGCCCGGTGCCGCGTCCATCCGGATCGAAGGCGTCGCGACCCCGGTCGTCGGCGCGCCGGTCTGCAAGTCCGGTTCGCGGACCGGCTTCAGCTGCGGCGTGGTGAACGCGGTCGACCAGACCGTGCAGGTGGGCGAGCGCGAACTGACCCAGGCGTTCTCGGCCAACATCTGCGCGCTGCCCGGCGACAGCGGCGGCCCGATCGTGACCGGCCGTCTGGCGCTCGGCATCTCCAGCGCGTCGTCGGTGGCCGACTACCCGATCTGCGAGATCCCCAACCTGATCGGCGCCCTCACCGGCAACGCACCGCAGCTGTTCGCGCAGCCGGTGCACGTGGTGCTCTCGGACAACCCCGGTCTGAAGCTGCGCACCAACTAG
- a CDS encoding LuxR C-terminal-related transcriptional regulator, with protein sequence MADIAFDTLPSAREILRELETADREPIVYLIRGRSQTGKSTLLNEIRTRLRARGIPLQDALVNETETAAPAEDPISVARNGFGGARTVTAPRPALVIDNAHTLSRSDLDFLCTAIESGARTVVLATQQRPHDPRLRVLADTVARRGRVVELRALGVTDIAPFARELGMMVPRQVAQHIHRQTDGIRGGVVAALTAACSARLDAGIGAVDAAVAAWARALLDNLEPDLLETLVVATTGTGLDASELTEVLGVEPAVAQHLIDRARASALVTDADLLLTPAVGPLRTLLGDRRFVGVQRKLLGARLDAGLLRDHTALLLAESGVRDPRLAEFLTTAAEKAGREAVRYYAAAAATGADPDRIALRWAEAAGRNGDGETAMRLAEPVLARPGVSGADLADAVRICAAVLTRRGLVARAAQLYSWLGAQRVGADWAVGATVLALAGDVAGAAEMSASATQWPPTEATAHARLIAGALADTLTGHETPDAAPRSANRSAAAVSALVQAAHADSGVDRFLPCTAVSIATLLCLGTGEPRRAGDALRRATASGLRCHQLQVLAAWTAMLGGDERAAAATVATLEHDSLDPRDRLLAHGVAVGLARRTGDHVALARAWQAAHPMFDDVEADLLTLLPIGELWLAGIRLRDERRIAPLVDAALALLRRVAEPPPWANAFHWYGVQAAILHENPQELLPHAKALKAAAEAGDRHAAILADAGRTWVLVLRGQVSATPVATAVAGLSEIGMTWDAARLASEAALGAADSATATALLKLARTVRADAKPQEPSVAPPQPVVREGTPPVPDPAIGEPAAILSEREREVAELVLLGLTYREIGARLYISAKTVEHHVARIRRRIGARSRSELLSMLRAMGHGSLLV encoded by the coding sequence GTGGCTGATATTGCCTTCGACACCCTCCCGTCGGCACGGGAGATCTTGCGGGAACTGGAGACCGCCGATCGGGAGCCGATCGTCTATCTCATCCGCGGCCGTTCGCAGACCGGTAAGTCGACCCTGCTCAACGAGATTCGCACCAGGCTGCGGGCTCGCGGCATCCCGCTACAGGACGCGCTGGTCAACGAGACCGAGACCGCCGCGCCGGCCGAGGACCCGATCTCCGTCGCGCGCAACGGTTTCGGGGGCGCCCGCACGGTCACGGCGCCGCGCCCCGCGCTGGTCATCGACAACGCACACACGCTGAGCCGGTCCGATCTCGACTTCCTCTGCACCGCCATCGAATCCGGGGCCCGCACGGTGGTGCTGGCCACCCAGCAGCGTCCGCACGATCCGCGCCTGCGCGTCCTGGCCGACACCGTCGCCCGGCGCGGCCGAGTGGTCGAACTGCGCGCGCTCGGCGTCACCGATATCGCGCCGTTCGCCCGGGAGCTCGGCATGATGGTGCCGCGCCAGGTGGCTCAGCACATCCACCGCCAGACCGACGGCATCCGCGGTGGCGTCGTCGCCGCGCTGACCGCCGCCTGCTCGGCCCGCCTGGACGCGGGCATCGGCGCGGTCGACGCCGCCGTCGCCGCCTGGGCCCGAGCTCTGCTGGACAACCTGGAGCCAGATCTGCTGGAGACCCTCGTCGTCGCCACCACGGGCACCGGCTTGGACGCCAGCGAGCTCACCGAGGTGCTGGGCGTGGAACCCGCTGTCGCGCAGCACCTCATCGATCGGGCCCGGGCCAGCGCCCTGGTCACCGACGCGGACCTGCTGCTCACGCCCGCGGTCGGACCGCTGCGCACCCTGCTCGGCGATCGCCGGTTCGTCGGCGTGCAGCGCAAGCTGCTCGGCGCGCGGTTGGACGCGGGCCTGCTGCGCGACCACACCGCGCTGCTGCTGGCCGAATCGGGCGTGCGCGACCCGCGCCTGGCCGAATTCCTCACCACGGCGGCGGAAAAGGCGGGCCGGGAGGCGGTGCGCTATTACGCGGCGGCCGCGGCGACCGGCGCCGACCCGGACCGCATCGCGCTGCGCTGGGCCGAGGCCGCGGGCCGCAACGGAGATGGCGAGACCGCCATGCGCCTGGCCGAGCCGGTGCTCGCCCGCCCCGGCGTCTCCGGCGCGGATCTCGCCGACGCGGTGCGGATCTGCGCCGCCGTGCTGACCCGGCGCGGTCTGGTTGCCCGTGCGGCACAACTGTATTCGTGGCTCGGCGCGCAGCGGGTCGGCGCGGACTGGGCGGTCGGCGCCACCGTGCTCGCGCTCGCGGGTGACGTGGCGGGCGCGGCGGAGATGTCCGCCTCGGCGACCCAGTGGCCGCCGACCGAGGCCACCGCGCACGCCCGCTTGATCGCGGGCGCGCTCGCGGACACCCTGACCGGGCACGAAACCCCGGACGCAGCACCGCGATCCGCGAATCGCTCCGCCGCGGCGGTCTCCGCGCTCGTGCAGGCCGCGCACGCGGACTCCGGCGTCGACCGCTTCCTCCCGTGCACCGCGGTATCCATCGCGACGCTGCTGTGCCTCGGCACGGGCGAGCCGCGCCGGGCGGGGGACGCACTGCGCCGCGCCACGGCCAGCGGCCTGCGCTGCCATCAACTGCAGGTGCTCGCCGCCTGGACGGCGATGCTGGGCGGCGACGAACGCGCCGCGGCGGCCACCGTCGCCACGCTCGAACACGATTCGCTCGACCCGCGCGACCGGCTGCTCGCGCACGGTGTCGCCGTCGGCCTGGCCCGGCGCACCGGCGACCACGTCGCGCTGGCCCGGGCCTGGCAGGCCGCGCATCCGATGTTCGACGACGTCGAGGCCGATCTGCTCACACTGCTGCCGATCGGTGAGCTGTGGCTGGCGGGCATCCGGTTACGCGACGAACGCCGGATCGCGCCGCTGGTCGACGCCGCGCTCGCGCTGCTGCGCCGGGTGGCCGAACCACCGCCCTGGGCGAACGCCTTCCACTGGTACGGCGTGCAGGCCGCGATCCTGCACGAGAACCCGCAGGAACTGCTGCCGCACGCCAAGGCGTTGAAGGCCGCCGCCGAGGCGGGCGACCGGCACGCCGCGATCCTCGCCGACGCGGGCCGCACCTGGGTGCTCGTGCTGCGCGGACAGGTCTCGGCGACCCCGGTGGCGACGGCCGTGGCCGGGCTGAGCGAGATCGGTATGACCTGGGACGCCGCCCGCCTCGCCAGCGAGGCCGCGCTCGGCGCCGCCGATTCGGCCACGGCCACCGCGCTGCTCAAGCTGGCCCGCACGGTCCGCGCCGACGCGAAGCCGCAGGAACCGAGCGTCGCGCCGCCGCAGCCCGTGGTGCGGGAGGGCACGCCGCCCGTCCCGGATCCGGCGATCGGGGAGCCGGCCGCGATCCTCAGCGAGCGCGAACGCGAAGTCGCCGAACTGGTGTTACTCGGCCTCACCTACCGTGAGATCGGCGCACGTCTGTACATTTCCGCCAAGACCGTGGAGCATCATGTCGCCCGTATTCGACGCCGGATCGGTGCGCGGTCCCGATCGGAGCTATTGTCGATGCTCCGTGCCATGGGACACGGCTCACTGCTGGTGTGA